One window from the genome of Rariglobus hedericola encodes:
- a CDS encoding glycosyltransferase family 2 protein yields MKLSIIIPCYNEVGTIRTIVDRVRSAPVTHKEIIIVDDCSIDGTRDILRIEIASLVDRIIYHDVNQGKGAALRTGFAAATGDVVIVQDADLEYDPNEYPRLLAPIESGRADVVFGSRFSGGDAHRVVYFWHMVGNKLLTLLSNMFTNLNLTDMETCYKVFKRDVIQKIEIKENRFGFEPEITAKVAKLDIVIYEVGISYYGRTYKEGKKIGWRDGFRALYAIIKYNMFR; encoded by the coding sequence ATTCCTTGTTACAACGAAGTCGGCACCATTCGCACAATCGTGGACCGAGTGCGCTCGGCCCCTGTAACGCACAAGGAAATCATCATCGTCGATGACTGCTCGATTGATGGCACCCGCGACATTCTCCGTATCGAAATCGCCTCACTCGTCGACCGCATCATCTATCACGATGTCAACCAAGGGAAGGGTGCGGCCTTGCGCACTGGTTTCGCCGCCGCCACCGGCGATGTGGTAATTGTCCAAGACGCCGATCTCGAATACGATCCCAACGAATACCCGCGGCTGCTCGCACCCATCGAAAGCGGCCGGGCCGACGTGGTTTTCGGCTCCCGGTTTTCCGGCGGCGACGCCCACCGCGTCGTTTATTTCTGGCACATGGTAGGCAACAAGCTCCTCACGCTGCTTTCCAACATGTTCACCAACCTCAATCTCACCGACATGGAAACCTGCTATAAGGTTTTCAAGCGCGACGTGATCCAGAAGATCGAGATTAAGGAGAACCGCTTTGGCTTTGAACCCGAGATCACCGCCAAGGTGGCCAAACTCGACATAGTCATCTACGAGGTCGGCATTAGCTACTACGGACGCACTTACAAAGAGGGAAAGAAGATCGGCTGGCGCGATGGCTTTCGCGCCTTATATGCAATCATTAAATACAACATGTTTCGATGA
- a CDS encoding class I SAM-dependent methyltransferase, whose translation MNAEEYANLERIEPTHWYYAGKREMVRRWISRARPPRREDLLLDCGAGTGLFAQEMQGICRVMVLDDHEEALRILKTRFGSEQILSLAGDRVPLPDESLDYVTALDVLEHVPDDAAVVSGFHRLLKKDGIVVITVPASMALWSDWDEALHHYRRYHRAQLRTLFDDSKWEVLQVNYTNIVVYPAVWLVRKWRRRFPLREDRPRSEDRLPPSWLNGMLKRVFVELAMVKIPFPFGVSLVLVARRR comes from the coding sequence ATGAACGCCGAAGAATACGCAAACTTAGAACGCATCGAGCCCACTCACTGGTATTATGCTGGTAAACGAGAAATGGTGCGCCGGTGGATCAGCCGCGCCCGTCCTCCGCGGCGCGAGGACCTGCTGCTTGATTGTGGAGCGGGAACAGGTCTTTTTGCCCAAGAGATGCAGGGCATCTGCAGGGTCATGGTGCTGGATGATCATGAGGAGGCTTTGCGCATTCTTAAAACGCGGTTCGGCTCAGAGCAGATTTTGAGTCTTGCCGGCGATCGTGTGCCGCTGCCTGATGAGTCGCTCGATTATGTGACTGCTCTCGATGTGCTGGAGCATGTGCCTGACGATGCAGCGGTGGTGAGCGGCTTTCATCGCCTGCTTAAGAAAGATGGCATTGTGGTGATCACGGTGCCCGCAAGCATGGCTCTATGGAGTGATTGGGATGAGGCTTTGCATCATTACCGGCGTTATCATCGTGCGCAGCTCAGAACGCTTTTTGATGATTCCAAGTGGGAGGTCTTGCAGGTGAACTACACCAATATTGTAGTTTATCCGGCTGTCTGGCTGGTGCGCAAATGGCGCCGCAGGTTTCCTTTGCGGGAGGACCGGCCGCGTTCGGAGGACCGGTTGCCGCCGAGCTGGTTGAACGGGATGCTTAAGCGGGTATTTGTAGAGCTGGCGATGGTCAAGATACCTTTTCCATTTGGCGTAAGCCTTGTGCTCGTCGCACGTCGACGCTAA
- a CDS encoding prepilin-type N-terminal cleavage/methylation domain-containing protein, protein MKNIRSNKGFTLVEIMIVVVIIGLLAAMAIPAFQKVRASSQDKAVANNMRQLGAAADQYFLENGTSTAAIANLVGSSNYIKALNTVANEAYPAAYTQGVTITVYSIAGARTVTYSQ, encoded by the coding sequence ATGAAAAATATTCGCTCCAACAAGGGTTTCACCCTCGTCGAAATCATGATCGTGGTCGTCATCATCGGCCTCCTCGCCGCCATGGCCATCCCTGCCTTCCAGAAGGTTCGCGCCTCCTCGCAAGATAAAGCTGTTGCGAATAATATGCGCCAGCTGGGTGCTGCTGCCGACCAATATTTCCTCGAAAACGGCACTTCCACTGCAGCTATCGCAAATTTGGTGGGTTCCTCTAACTACATTAAAGCACTAAATACTGTGGCTAATGAAGCCTATCCCGCTGCTTACACCCAAGGTGTTACGATCACAGTTTACAGCATTGCTGGAGCCCGCACAGTCACCTACTCCCAATAA
- the rsfS gene encoding ribosome silencing factor, whose protein sequence is MSNTLPSDSTFLLLKQLVRALDEKKVGDLRVLKVSAKSTITDYIVLATGNSEPHLRALRIEVERVLDEVKHPIAGMEVGTYGSGWTVVDAYQIMTHLFTPEQRANYALEKLWKDAEVLNVAALVAQPKVDKPAAKKAVKKKAVVKKTASKTKVSVKKAPAKKKTVTVAKKPVAKKKAK, encoded by the coding sequence ATGTCGAACACGCTTCCGTCTGATTCCACGTTTCTATTGCTCAAGCAGCTGGTCCGCGCCCTTGATGAAAAAAAGGTCGGTGATCTGCGCGTGCTCAAGGTGAGCGCGAAGTCCACGATCACCGACTACATCGTGCTGGCCACGGGTAACTCCGAACCGCATCTGCGCGCCTTGCGCATCGAGGTTGAGCGCGTGCTGGATGAGGTAAAACATCCGATCGCGGGCATGGAAGTGGGCACGTATGGCAGCGGCTGGACCGTAGTGGACGCCTACCAGATCATGACGCACCTCTTTACGCCTGAGCAGCGTGCCAACTACGCGCTCGAGAAGCTCTGGAAGGATGCTGAAGTCCTGAATGTGGCTGCCTTGGTCGCCCAACCCAAAGTTGATAAGCCTGCTGCAAAAAAGGCGGTTAAGAAGAAAGCTGTGGTTAAGAAGACGGCGTCCAAGACCAAGGTCTCGGTGAAGAAGGCACCGGCTAAAAAGAAGACGGTTACCGTTGCCAAAAAGCCGGTAGCCAAGAAGAAGGCGAAGTAA
- a CDS encoding MalY/PatB family protein, with translation MSFDFDTVPQRLGTDSQKWQKYADKDILPLWVADMDFRSSPAIIAALHERVEHGIFGYARPVASTVSAVTDALSSRYGWTIDPSWIVWLPGLVCGLNVTSQAFAQLGEEVLCLTPVYPPFMTAPKNSGRVSITVPFALNSSISPARWDIDWDALESAVTPKTKLFFLCNPHNPLARVWRRAELVRLGEFCVRHDLILCSDEIHCDLILDASLPHIPTATLSPEIAARSVTLMAPSKTYNVPGLGTSFAVIPDAALRARFVRATAGIVAEVTTLGFAACEAAYRDSEEWRQDLLAYLRGNRDFLIDFLARELPGLHIAAPVEATYLAWINIESLKLTDPIAHFEQHGVGLSECAFFGAKRGSHVRINFGCPRATLTEALKRMKAAVDALR, from the coding sequence ATGAGCTTCGACTTCGACACCGTTCCGCAGCGCCTCGGCACTGACTCGCAAAAGTGGCAGAAATACGCCGACAAAGACATTCTCCCGCTTTGGGTGGCTGACATGGATTTCCGCTCATCACCGGCGATCATCGCGGCCCTGCACGAACGCGTGGAGCACGGCATCTTTGGCTACGCCCGCCCCGTCGCCTCCACCGTGAGCGCCGTTACCGATGCCCTCTCCTCACGTTACGGCTGGACCATTGATCCCTCGTGGATCGTCTGGCTGCCCGGTCTCGTCTGCGGACTTAATGTCACCTCGCAGGCGTTTGCCCAACTGGGAGAGGAAGTCCTGTGCCTCACGCCGGTCTATCCGCCGTTTATGACCGCTCCTAAAAACAGCGGCCGAGTCTCCATCACCGTGCCGTTCGCCTTGAACTCATCGATCTCCCCCGCCCGCTGGGACATCGATTGGGATGCGCTTGAGAGCGCCGTAACACCCAAAACCAAACTCTTCTTCCTGTGCAATCCGCACAACCCCCTCGCCCGTGTCTGGCGCCGCGCCGAACTCGTGCGTCTCGGGGAATTCTGCGTGCGTCATGACCTGATTCTCTGCTCCGACGAGATCCACTGCGACCTCATCCTCGACGCATCGCTTCCGCACATTCCCACGGCGACTCTTTCGCCTGAAATCGCCGCCCGCAGCGTCACCCTGATGGCACCCAGCAAGACCTACAACGTCCCGGGCCTAGGCACTTCGTTCGCCGTCATCCCCGATGCCGCACTGCGTGCACGCTTCGTGCGCGCGACCGCAGGCATCGTGGCCGAAGTGACCACGCTCGGCTTTGCCGCGTGTGAAGCCGCCTACCGTGATAGCGAAGAATGGCGTCAGGATCTTCTGGCCTATCTACGCGGCAATCGCGACTTCCTCATCGATTTCCTTGCTCGCGAACTTCCCGGCCTGCACATCGCCGCACCCGTCGAAGCAACTTATCTAGCTTGGATCAACATCGAGTCGCTTAAGCTGACCGATCCCATCGCGCACTTTGAACAGCACGGTGTCGGCCTCAGTGAATGCGCTTTCTTCGGCGCAAAACGTGGCAGCCACGTGCGCATCAACTTCGGTTGTCCGCGCGCAACCCTGACCGAGGCGCTGAAACGCATGAAAGCCGCCGTCGACGCTCTCCGTTAA
- a CDS encoding ArnT family glycosyltransferase, whose protein sequence is MPLPSRSAFITACVAMLLAFHFWLGVSATFEKCVTNDETAHLTAGYSYWKFNDYRLQPENGNLPQRWAALPLLFQKPRLKPADRPLWWEVSDVWMISNAFFFKSGNNTDFMLASARAMMMLWSVATGLLVFIWGRRLWGDAGGLLGLALYVFSATTLAHGPLVTSDMTVTFFLLAAVGAYWRHMEHMNAGSVCLSLVVTGIAAVAKFSFLILLPVYGILILWRLAESTPISIAWGRKVWLAQTLKSRAGYILVSVILHASTAWFVIWMSFGFRFDACGSTVPSLTQYYMSWDMVMPTHGFWHVLISVSRNCHLLPDAYLQGFSYVLHASQERSAFLNGEYSNTGWVSFFPFTFLVKTPPAELLAIVLTGCAIIAHWRAKCLSLANVRRVAPLLVLFVVYWAFSLTSNLNIGHRHILPVYPALFIICGLLVRPAASAVIKWLAGTIIVIAAITAFNSYPNYLSYFNFICGGPTQGYKHLVDSSLDWGQDLPGLQLWLQAHRKQDENVYLSYCGMGNPRYEGIQADTLSPFYDNHQQKNWIELQPGLYCISATLLQDTYSPWRGAWTLQHEQSYQMMLHRIRPEIAAGKRSSLITQYGDSDAQAVWALDRLRFARLTTYLRLRKPDAMVNYSILVYKLSQDEVYTAVDGSLSSLAHMIEDTVNSPKP, encoded by the coding sequence ATGCCTCTTCCGAGCCGCTCCGCTTTTATCACCGCCTGTGTCGCCATGCTGCTGGCGTTCCACTTCTGGCTGGGTGTAAGCGCTACGTTTGAGAAATGTGTGACCAACGATGAAACCGCCCACCTCACCGCTGGATATAGCTATTGGAAGTTTAACGACTACCGGCTTCAGCCCGAAAACGGCAACCTTCCGCAGCGTTGGGCCGCACTTCCCCTTTTATTTCAAAAACCCCGACTGAAACCCGCTGACCGCCCGCTTTGGTGGGAAGTCTCCGACGTTTGGATGATCAGTAACGCGTTTTTTTTTAAATCAGGAAACAACACCGACTTCATGTTGGCATCCGCCCGCGCGATGATGATGCTCTGGAGCGTCGCCACGGGTCTGCTCGTATTTATTTGGGGCCGACGCTTATGGGGAGATGCAGGTGGCTTACTGGGATTGGCCCTTTATGTGTTTTCAGCTACCACGCTGGCACATGGGCCACTCGTCACCTCTGACATGACGGTAACATTTTTCCTGCTGGCCGCAGTAGGTGCTTATTGGCGTCACATGGAGCATATGAACGCCGGGTCCGTCTGCCTCAGCCTAGTAGTTACTGGTATTGCCGCAGTGGCCAAGTTCTCTTTCCTGATACTATTACCTGTCTACGGGATACTGATTCTCTGGCGACTGGCTGAATCTACTCCGATTAGCATCGCATGGGGCCGAAAAGTTTGGCTTGCCCAAACACTTAAGTCTCGAGCTGGTTATATTTTAGTATCGGTCATACTTCACGCAAGCACCGCTTGGTTTGTCATATGGATGTCATTTGGGTTTCGGTTTGACGCATGTGGATCCACAGTTCCCTCGCTTACTCAATATTACATGTCCTGGGATATGGTAATGCCAACCCATGGGTTCTGGCATGTGCTCATAAGCGTTTCACGCAATTGCCATCTATTGCCCGACGCCTACCTCCAAGGATTTTCCTATGTTTTACATGCCTCACAAGAACGCAGTGCCTTCTTAAATGGAGAATACAGTAATACAGGATGGGTCTCTTTTTTCCCGTTCACATTTCTTGTCAAAACTCCGCCTGCCGAGCTACTCGCGATAGTTCTCACTGGTTGTGCCATCATTGCGCACTGGCGGGCGAAATGTTTATCACTCGCCAATGTCCGGCGCGTCGCCCCCCTACTGGTTTTATTCGTTGTTTACTGGGCATTCTCTTTGACCAGTAATTTAAATATTGGTCATCGCCACATTTTACCGGTCTACCCAGCGCTGTTTATCATCTGTGGACTGCTGGTGCGTCCGGCTGCATCTGCAGTTATAAAATGGCTAGCGGGAACCATCATAGTCATTGCAGCCATAACCGCCTTCAACAGCTACCCCAACTATTTATCCTATTTCAACTTTATTTGCGGCGGCCCCACCCAAGGATATAAGCACTTAGTAGACAGCTCACTAGACTGGGGCCAAGACTTGCCCGGCTTGCAACTCTGGTTACAAGCCCATCGCAAACAAGACGAGAATGTTTATCTATCCTACTGCGGAATGGGAAATCCGCGCTATGAGGGGATCCAAGCCGACACACTCTCGCCGTTTTATGATAATCACCAGCAGAAAAATTGGATTGAACTACAGCCTGGCCTATACTGCATCAGCGCAACGCTACTTCAAGACACTTACAGTCCATGGCGCGGGGCTTGGACATTGCAACACGAGCAGTCCTATCAGATGATGCTTCACCGCATCCGACCAGAAATTGCTGCCGGCAAACGCTCCTCCTTAATCACACAATATGGAGACAGTGATGCACAAGCAGTCTGGGCTCTGGACCGTCTTCGCTTTGCCCGACTTACCACTTATCTCCGCCTACGTAAGCCGGATGCGATGGTTAACTACAGCATTTTGGTCTATAAGTTGAGCCAGGATGAAGTATACACCGCAGTTGACGGATCGCTCAGTTCCTTAGCTCACATGATTGAAGATACGGTTAACTCGCCCAAGCCCTGA
- a CDS encoding glycosyltransferase family 39 protein, protein MMSHRLVLLILLCIFSAILGVFSFSPAKAVELVRYYGYWSILGAFALFLYYLVRSLRDVRLSVLLWRKMGGVLLLIISATIFLHLHERHEFKIVADEVVLSSTAMQMHFEREAAVVLRGYEYAGNFIPMQVFVDKRPLFFPLLLSLVHDFTGYRVGNVFALNAFVSLVLISFLFLLARRLGGPWAGVGAVLLLCGIPLVAQNAVGGGFELLNIAMITVTFWLGLRYAERPDDDDRLCAFALSGVLLSQTRYESVLFLLPVAVSILYLWWKGGRVNIPWPLLAAPLLLIIYPLQHKVFDLSEGSWQMADVAGATTPFALRYFYNNIGHAMNFFFSFDGTQPSSWLLGLVGLPAVGFFVLMLYKEHLQVFIREPEKAVACLFVLTLIVHTGIMLCYFWGHWDDPIIRRLSLPTQLLLIFCVIFVLPKLVGNPGRWRVLASIAGLYIICFTVPSSAMHRFTQENFAARTTNWIAGYVRGLGEKTALAIDNNSGLQWFLYRKSCVNPALLLNRPDEFIFHFKRHSFDEVLVVQRAGLDIKTGNRFVSVSDDLGPGVKLELIEEKAFSPIYLVRLSRVLSVDEPIFKAWVATRLEQDKKDAKAKSLATTTTTVKTMDTADPNSLVLWLKNLP, encoded by the coding sequence ATGATGTCACATCGTCTTGTTCTGCTGATTTTATTATGCATTTTTTCAGCGATCTTGGGTGTTTTTAGTTTTTCTCCGGCCAAGGCAGTCGAATTGGTGAGATATTACGGTTATTGGTCAATTCTCGGGGCATTCGCACTTTTCCTCTATTATCTGGTTCGGAGCCTCCGCGATGTCCGATTGTCGGTTCTGCTCTGGAGGAAAATGGGAGGGGTGTTACTTTTGATCATCTCCGCAACGATTTTTCTGCATTTGCACGAGCGGCATGAATTTAAGATCGTAGCAGACGAGGTCGTGTTGAGTTCGACGGCGATGCAAATGCATTTTGAGCGGGAGGCTGCGGTGGTGCTACGCGGATATGAATACGCGGGTAATTTCATACCAATGCAGGTTTTTGTGGACAAGCGTCCACTATTTTTTCCTTTATTGCTTTCGTTGGTTCATGATTTTACTGGGTATCGTGTAGGGAATGTTTTTGCTCTTAATGCTTTTGTTTCACTTGTTTTGATTTCGTTCTTGTTTTTGTTAGCCCGACGGCTGGGTGGTCCATGGGCCGGCGTAGGTGCAGTGTTGCTTTTATGCGGTATTCCATTGGTCGCTCAGAATGCAGTAGGTGGGGGCTTCGAGCTTCTAAATATTGCAATGATTACGGTTACATTTTGGCTTGGACTTCGGTATGCGGAACGGCCTGACGATGACGACCGATTATGTGCGTTTGCCCTTTCCGGAGTGCTGTTGTCTCAAACGCGCTATGAATCAGTGCTTTTCTTGCTTCCGGTGGCGGTATCTATTCTTTATCTATGGTGGAAGGGGGGGCGGGTTAATATACCTTGGCCATTATTGGCGGCTCCGCTTCTATTGATAATTTATCCTTTGCAGCACAAGGTCTTCGACCTTTCGGAAGGTAGCTGGCAAATGGCAGATGTTGCGGGTGCGACGACCCCTTTCGCCTTACGTTATTTTTATAATAATATTGGGCATGCGATGAATTTCTTTTTTAGTTTCGATGGAACTCAACCGAGTTCATGGTTGCTTGGTTTGGTTGGTTTGCCTGCTGTTGGGTTTTTTGTTTTGATGCTCTATAAAGAACATCTTCAGGTGTTCATTCGTGAGCCGGAGAAAGCGGTAGCCTGTTTGTTTGTTCTTACTCTCATAGTGCATACGGGGATTATGCTATGTTATTTTTGGGGGCATTGGGATGACCCGATTATTCGAAGGTTGAGTTTGCCTACTCAATTGTTGTTGATTTTTTGTGTCATTTTTGTGCTTCCAAAGTTGGTGGGCAATCCCGGTCGTTGGCGTGTTTTGGCTAGTATTGCGGGGTTGTATATAATTTGCTTCACGGTGCCTTCATCGGCCATGCATCGATTCACTCAGGAAAATTTCGCTGCACGGACTACGAATTGGATTGCGGGGTATGTTCGCGGTTTGGGTGAAAAGACAGCTTTGGCGATTGATAACAATTCTGGTCTTCAGTGGTTTCTTTATCGTAAGTCCTGTGTAAACCCGGCGTTATTACTTAATCGCCCCGATGAATTTATTTTTCATTTCAAGCGACACAGTTTTGATGAAGTCTTGGTGGTGCAGCGCGCAGGTCTCGATATAAAGACTGGCAATCGTTTTGTCTCGGTTTCTGATGATCTAGGACCAGGAGTAAAATTGGAACTTATTGAAGAAAAGGCATTTTCGCCGATTTATCTTGTGCGTTTAAGCCGTGTGCTATCTGTGGATGAACCGATATTTAAAGCATGGGTTGCAACTCGGCTTGAGCAGGATAAAAAGGATGCCAAGGCCAAGTCTTTAGCAACCACGACAACGACTGTGAAGACTATGGATACCGCTGATCCGAATTCCTTGGTGCTATGGCTGAAAAATTTGCCCTGA
- the nadD gene encoding nicotinate-nucleotide adenylyltransferase gives MKIGFMGGSFDPVHFGHLVAAQDAYEHGGLDRLVFVPAAQAPLKPGAVRASADARLTMLHAAVSTDARFEISDHEIRKGGISYTIDTVRYLRTQFPDDELAWVIGADQLERLHLWREIGELVKLVEFIVLARPGWPKSERTDIAGLRLRWCQGHLLEVSSTEVRERIATGLPVDFLIPHKTVEYIEKTGLYRSI, from the coding sequence ATGAAGATTGGTTTTATGGGGGGCAGTTTCGATCCAGTGCACTTCGGCCATTTGGTCGCGGCACAGGATGCTTATGAGCACGGCGGGCTTGATCGGTTGGTTTTCGTGCCGGCGGCTCAGGCGCCCTTAAAACCGGGCGCCGTGAGGGCTTCCGCGGATGCACGGCTGACCATGTTGCACGCGGCGGTTTCAACCGATGCGCGTTTTGAAATTTCAGATCACGAGATTCGCAAAGGCGGGATCAGCTACACGATTGATACGGTGAGATACCTGCGCACCCAGTTTCCCGATGATGAACTCGCCTGGGTGATCGGAGCGGATCAACTGGAGCGGCTGCACTTGTGGCGTGAGATTGGAGAATTGGTGAAGCTGGTTGAGTTCATCGTTTTGGCGCGGCCGGGCTGGCCTAAATCCGAACGCACGGATATTGCGGGACTGCGTTTGAGGTGGTGCCAAGGGCATTTGCTGGAAGTCAGTTCCACCGAGGTGCGCGAACGCATCGCGACCGGATTACCGGTGGATTTTTTGATTCCTCACAAGACGGTTGAGTATATCGAGAAAACCGGCCTCTATCGTTCTATCTAA
- a CDS encoding glycosyltransferase family 2 protein: MAASRRRPFNTMKPLPTIALVIPVFNEVPVLPELFQRLEALFTSTHDINWLVVFINDGSRDHTRDLVAAQIARDSRFRLVDFSRNFGHQAALTAGLASIAEADAAITMDADLQDPPELIPEMIAAWRAGAEVVLAVRRSRQETGFRRIGFDFFHKVFSHLIDFPIEANTGTFGLLGRNAVNAFNQLSEKHRFFPGLRSWIGFRHAEILYDRNERAAGTPAVTLRKLVRYALDGIFSFSHLPLRVLTYAGILIAGLGFAVGSFFVVRRILGIEVAQTGFTTLVTLVLFLGGVQLIGIGVLGEYLGRIYDEVKRRPHYIVKSRIGFD, from the coding sequence ATGGCCGCCTCCCGCCGACGTCCATTCAACACCATGAAGCCTCTTCCAACAATTGCCTTGGTCATCCCAGTGTTCAATGAAGTGCCTGTCCTACCAGAGCTTTTCCAACGCTTGGAAGCCCTTTTCACTTCCACGCACGACATCAACTGGCTCGTGGTTTTCATCAACGACGGCAGCCGCGACCATACGCGAGACCTTGTCGCGGCCCAAATCGCCCGGGATTCTCGTTTCAGACTCGTGGATTTCTCCCGTAATTTCGGCCATCAGGCCGCTCTTACAGCCGGACTGGCCAGCATCGCCGAGGCCGACGCCGCCATCACCATGGATGCCGACCTGCAGGATCCACCTGAGCTTATTCCGGAGATGATTGCCGCTTGGAGAGCCGGCGCCGAGGTCGTGCTCGCCGTGCGCAGGTCGCGCCAAGAAACAGGATTTCGCCGGATAGGCTTTGATTTCTTCCACAAGGTCTTCAGCCACCTCATAGACTTCCCCATTGAGGCCAACACCGGCACTTTCGGCCTTCTTGGTCGCAACGCAGTCAATGCATTCAACCAATTGTCTGAAAAGCACCGGTTTTTCCCAGGCCTGCGGAGTTGGATAGGCTTTCGCCATGCCGAGATTTTGTATGATCGTAACGAGCGTGCCGCTGGCACGCCCGCCGTCACACTGCGCAAACTTGTGCGCTACGCATTGGACGGCATTTTCAGTTTTTCCCACCTTCCGTTGAGGGTGCTGACCTATGCGGGTATCTTGATCGCGGGTCTGGGTTTTGCCGTGGGATCGTTTTTTGTCGTCCGTCGTATTCTGGGTATCGAGGTTGCCCAGACCGGGTTCACAACCTTGGTCACCCTGGTCCTCTTTTTAGGTGGAGTTCAGCTCATCGGCATTGGTGTGCTGGGCGAGTATCTCGGACGTATTTATGACGAGGTAAAACGCCGCCCTCACTATATCGTAAAAAGCAGGATCGGTTTTGATTAA